A portion of the Natronococcus sp. AD-5 genome contains these proteins:
- a CDS encoding sodium/phosphate symporter, whose amino-acid sequence MLAHDLINPHGYIFPTLLSLTAIITDVAPLWLAQPIIAIVGAVPPVIAVLLVWRLASPYARTDAILLAALAAGLTLALEGLYLRRTVTVSYEVLGILFVALVAIAAHRFCRTRRPAWGVATIAMLVVLPITHHLSTFMAALTVTSVVALAVARDGRRALTPGLLILASFWLYVLGYYALTRPPYSGDVAAKPGLFVAWMVIMAVGALWLANSSARSTRLTIGGVFVSGFAILGANAIWELFPATAATPFQLLVYMAPLTVLAALAVWGLPLGTGLTGDRAIVLALLVAPLAWTGFAITAGADPVYSLFARRGQTFVHLATVVCAGIAICALARRVNPSRKRVVTVGLPLLLCVCALVSLPLAFAGLEALAYQGTTTSEEFSSATFATETLEDTWTSDDHITRVARNYYRTDASPQPAYDWLHSGGNFQCPTVMQASWQTVGAQQYPSSPIPLEPAVYQETIQTQHTVYVTTGSDPVTIVVPTGERSC is encoded by the coding sequence ATGCTTGCTCACGACCTGATCAACCCCCACGGCTACATCTTTCCGACGCTGCTCTCACTCACCGCTATCATCACCGATGTTGCGCCGCTCTGGCTCGCCCAGCCGATCATCGCGATCGTCGGTGCGGTGCCACCCGTGATCGCCGTACTGCTGGTTTGGCGCCTCGCATCCCCCTACGCCCGTACTGACGCCATCCTCCTCGCGGCACTGGCAGCCGGGCTGACGCTCGCGCTCGAGGGGCTCTACCTGCGCCGCACCGTCACGGTAAGCTACGAGGTGCTCGGGATCCTCTTCGTCGCCCTCGTCGCGATCGCCGCCCATCGGTTTTGTCGGACGCGACGACCGGCGTGGGGTGTCGCAACCATCGCTATGCTCGTTGTCCTCCCGATCACCCATCATCTTAGTACGTTCATGGCCGCGCTGACGGTGACCAGCGTCGTGGCCCTGGCCGTCGCCCGTGACGGGCGGCGTGCACTCACCCCTGGGCTCCTCATACTCGCGTCGTTCTGGCTGTACGTGCTGGGTTACTACGCACTAACACGCCCGCCGTACAGCGGCGATGTAGCGGCAAAACCCGGGCTGTTCGTCGCCTGGATGGTCATCATGGCTGTCGGTGCACTCTGGCTGGCCAACAGTTCCGCCCGTTCCACTCGGCTCACCATCGGCGGAGTCTTCGTTAGCGGCTTTGCCATCCTCGGCGCGAACGCGATCTGGGAGCTCTTTCCCGCCACGGCGGCAACGCCGTTCCAGTTACTCGTCTATATGGCGCCGCTGACGGTACTGGCCGCCCTGGCGGTCTGGGGTCTCCCGCTGGGGACCGGACTTACGGGCGATCGGGCGATCGTCCTCGCACTGCTGGTCGCACCACTCGCCTGGACCGGCTTTGCGATCACCGCCGGTGCCGATCCGGTCTACTCCCTTTTTGCCCGCCGCGGCCAGACGTTTGTTCACCTCGCGACTGTTGTCTGTGCCGGCATTGCGATCTGTGCGCTCGCCCGGCGGGTCAACCCCTCGCGAAAACGCGTCGTCACCGTTGGTCTTCCTCTCTTGCTCTGTGTCTGTGCGCTCGTCTCACTCCCGCTGGCGTTTGCCGGCCTCGAGGCGCTCGCCTACCAGGGGACGACCACGTCCGAGGAGTTCTCGAGCGCCACCTTTGCGACCGAAACCTTAGAGGACACATGGACCAGCGACGATCACATCACCCGGGTAGCACGTAACTACTACAGGACGGATGCCTCACCACAACCAGCGTACGACTGGCTCCACAGCGGCGGCAACTTCCAGTGTCCGACCGTCATGCAGGCCTCGTGGCAGACTGTCGGCGCACAGCAGTATCCTTCGTCTCCGATCCCACTTGAACCGGCGGTCTACCAAGAAACGATCCAGACCCAGCACACCGTCTATGTGACCACAGGATCGGATCCGGTGACGATCGTTGTTCCCACAGGCGAGCGGAGCTGCTGA
- a CDS encoding NAD-dependent epimerase/dehydratase family protein translates to MIDNELTIAVTGAAGYIGSRVVNRLQEIHPEWSITAIDNFYRGSVREIGDVTVEHVDIRDRDRLKDALRGADIVMHLAALSGVDDCEANAEAAHAINVTGTSNVAWFCRQQGAGLIFPASMAIIGDPDAFPITTEQPRDPLNWYGQTKVLGEQIIETLADGAFPAHLYLKSNLYGEHQVGGESISKGTVINFFVSRALAGEPLTVYEPGTQSRNFVHVKDVARAYVRSAERLHEQLERGDTGAEKYAIASDEDPSVQETAQLVARIADEELGISPEVVLVENPRAGETLVDEFTVDTTRTHDELGWTPTQTVTDSIRQLLRRHRPANREAPTPDA, encoded by the coding sequence ATGATTGATAATGAACTGACAATCGCTGTAACCGGAGCGGCAGGATACATCGGTAGCCGTGTCGTCAACCGTCTGCAAGAGATCCATCCCGAGTGGTCGATAACGGCAATCGACAATTTTTATCGCGGGTCTGTCCGCGAAATCGGCGACGTTACCGTCGAGCACGTCGATATCCGAGACCGAGACCGACTCAAGGACGCACTCAGAGGCGCTGATATCGTCATGCACCTCGCCGCGCTCAGCGGCGTTGACGACTGCGAAGCGAACGCAGAGGCTGCCCACGCGATTAACGTCACCGGGACAAGTAACGTCGCGTGGTTCTGTCGTCAACAGGGCGCCGGGTTGATTTTCCCGGCGAGTATGGCGATCATCGGGGATCCAGATGCGTTCCCGATCACTACCGAACAACCGCGCGACCCGCTGAACTGGTACGGCCAGACGAAAGTGCTCGGTGAGCAAATCATCGAGACGCTGGCCGACGGTGCATTCCCGGCCCATCTCTACCTGAAATCAAACCTCTACGGTGAGCATCAGGTTGGTGGTGAGAGTATCTCGAAAGGGACCGTCATCAACTTCTTCGTCAGTCGGGCGCTGGCCGGCGAGCCGCTGACAGTCTACGAACCCGGCACGCAATCGCGAAACTTCGTCCACGTCAAAGACGTCGCTCGCGCGTACGTCCGAAGCGCTGAACGGCTCCACGAGCAACTCGAGCGTGGTGACACGGGGGCCGAGAAGTACGCGATCGCATCCGACGAGGATCCGAGTGTCCAGGAGACGGCACAACTGGTTGCACGGATCGCCGATGAAGAACTAGGGATCAGCCCCGAGGTCGTACTCGTCGAAAACCCGCGAGCTGGCGAGACGCTGGTTGACGAATTCACCGTCGACACGACGCGAACGCACGACGAACTCGGATGGACGCCTACGCAGACGGTCACAGACTCGATTCGACAGCTCCTCCGTAGACATAGACCCGCAAACCGGGAAGCTCCGACTCCAGACGCGTAG
- a CDS encoding NAD-dependent epimerase/dehydratase family protein — protein MQTDATSAGRHVLITGGCGYIGSALVPQLQADDRVSQVTVLDSLAGGSPANLVDACFEDDLEFVRGDVRNYGDVETAMRNVDRVVHLAAITGAASTRDRADETQAVNLEGTRNVFNAARKVGVDHVVFASSCNTYGRATSTEIDEATETAPLNPYAKTKDEGERLLAEYVDDGAFTGTALRMSTNYGYAPGIRFNLVVNHFVFQALTDRPLTVYGDGSNWRPFIHVRDAARAYYQAVCNPAAWSAPVYNVGSNAENYRIETIAELVREELDTGLEVSYLEDKNPGPSYHVDFDLLAETGFEPEWTLREGIRDLAARFEAESVFGESPNGPPTQASIRGTTYND, from the coding sequence ATGCAAACTGACGCGACTAGCGCTGGCAGGCACGTCCTCATCACCGGCGGCTGTGGGTACATCGGTAGCGCACTCGTTCCGCAGCTGCAGGCCGACGACCGGGTTTCGCAGGTGACCGTCCTCGATTCGCTTGCAGGCGGCTCACCGGCGAATCTCGTCGATGCCTGCTTCGAGGACGATCTCGAGTTCGTTCGCGGCGATGTCCGCAACTACGGCGACGTCGAAACAGCGATGCGCAACGTGGACCGCGTAGTCCACCTGGCGGCGATCACCGGTGCCGCGAGCACCCGCGACCGGGCCGACGAGACGCAGGCGGTCAATCTCGAGGGCACGCGCAACGTGTTCAACGCCGCACGGAAAGTCGGCGTCGACCACGTCGTCTTCGCCTCGTCGTGCAACACCTACGGCCGTGCGACCAGTACGGAGATCGACGAGGCGACCGAGACCGCCCCCCTCAATCCGTACGCGAAGACGAAAGACGAGGGCGAACGCCTCCTCGCCGAGTACGTCGACGACGGCGCGTTCACGGGGACGGCGCTCCGGATGAGTACGAACTACGGGTACGCCCCCGGCATCCGGTTTAACCTCGTCGTCAATCACTTCGTCTTCCAGGCGCTGACCGATCGCCCGTTGACGGTCTACGGGGACGGAAGCAACTGGCGGCCGTTCATCCACGTGCGCGACGCCGCGCGAGCGTACTATCAGGCCGTCTGTAACCCCGCCGCTTGGTCGGCACCCGTTTACAACGTCGGCTCGAACGCCGAGAACTACCGGATCGAGACGATCGCCGAACTCGTCCGCGAGGAACTGGATACCGGCCTCGAGGTCTCGTATCTCGAGGACAAGAATCCCGGGCCGTCGTACCATGTCGACTTCGATCTCCTCGCGGAGACGGGATTCGAACCCGAGTGGACCCTCCGCGAGGGGATTCGCGACCTTGCGGCGCGGTTTGAAGCTGAATCGGTCTTCGGTGAGAGTCCGAACGGACCGCCCACACAGGCGTCTATTCGAGGAACGACCTATAATGATTGA
- a CDS encoding NAD-dependent epimerase/dehydratase family protein: protein MTVLLTGADGYVGWPTALRIASRTDDRVVLVDNLARRNWVEEVGGTSATPIATPEVRLEAAKEVYDLHNLSFVEGDLTEKTFVDELLEVHEPDAVVHTAAQPSAPYSQINGERANYTQHNNLQATRNLLWGLDKHDLNDTHFIETTTTGVYGAPEFPIPEGGATMENQGERDNVPFPAMAGSWYHLTKSHDAANMRLAHKQFDIPISDVRTAIIYGTQTDETAADPRLSTRFDFDYYFGVVAHRFCAQAIAGYPTTVYGKGKQRKPFISLEDAVEGLARLALIDPDERPDDHVVYNQTTRAISIVEVANTIAEVGDRFDLNVSVEHFENPRDEDETHKMEIENERYMDLIGEQRQDFAAGIYNILETLVEHRETITCYEDRFLPGVLDDWEKEPANEKLAYDNNTELTSDAN from the coding sequence ATGACAGTTCTCCTCACAGGGGCTGACGGTTACGTAGGATGGCCGACCGCTCTCCGCATCGCCTCCCGCACTGATGATCGCGTCGTTCTCGTCGACAATTTGGCCCGCCGCAACTGGGTCGAAGAAGTCGGCGGCACGAGTGCGACTCCAATCGCGACGCCAGAGGTACGACTCGAGGCCGCGAAAGAGGTGTACGATCTCCACAATCTCTCGTTCGTCGAGGGTGATCTCACCGAGAAAACATTCGTCGACGAACTCCTCGAGGTCCACGAACCCGACGCCGTCGTTCACACGGCGGCCCAGCCGTCGGCGCCGTATTCCCAGATCAACGGCGAACGCGCGAACTACACGCAACACAATAACCTGCAGGCGACCCGGAATCTCCTGTGGGGTCTCGACAAACACGATCTGAACGATACGCATTTCATCGAAACGACGACGACTGGTGTTTACGGCGCGCCGGAGTTCCCGATCCCGGAAGGCGGCGCAACGATGGAAAATCAAGGTGAGCGCGACAACGTTCCGTTCCCCGCGATGGCGGGTTCGTGGTACCATCTCACGAAGAGTCACGACGCCGCAAACATGCGTCTCGCACACAAGCAGTTCGATATCCCGATCTCGGACGTCCGGACCGCCATTATCTACGGCACCCAGACGGACGAGACGGCAGCAGACCCCCGACTGAGCACCCGATTCGACTTTGACTACTACTTCGGCGTCGTCGCGCATCGCTTCTGCGCTCAGGCGATCGCCGGCTATCCCACGACCGTGTACGGGAAAGGAAAGCAGCGAAAACCCTTCATCAGCCTCGAGGACGCCGTCGAAGGACTCGCCCGTCTCGCACTTATCGATCCTGATGAGCGTCCCGACGACCATGTCGTGTATAACCAAACGACGCGCGCAATCAGTATCGTCGAAGTTGCGAACACCATCGCGGAGGTCGGTGATAGGTTCGACCTTAACGTCTCGGTCGAGCACTTCGAGAACCCGCGCGACGAGGACGAGACGCACAAGATGGAGATCGAGAACGAGCGCTACATGGATCTGATCGGCGAACAGCGTCAGGACTTCGCCGCTGGTATATACAACATCCTCGAGACACTCGTCGAGCACCGAGAGACCATCACATGCTACGAGGACCGCTTCCTTCCGGGCGTGCTCGACGATTGGGAGAAAGAACCCGCGAATGAGAAACTTGCGTACGACAATAACACCGAACTAACGTCCGATGCAAACTGA
- a CDS encoding glycosyltransferase family 2 protein — translation MSGTPSILLGGIAVGILAWGLERYRTRFVKSDLALAGLLALGILVFVALPGFYDFIGTMLNIDQRFVLLSLLAHFTMLSLVLYLLAAIRETNSRFSDLVRNLSANQVLQTDGGEQTIFVVIPAYNEEQTIRSVVTSLPESIRGYAVRPLVVSDGSADDTAKNAKYNGTTVVEHPINQGQGGALKTGFQIALEQGASIVVTMDGDGQHPAEELEQLVSPVIDDEADYVMGSRFKGNDYSGNGLVRESGIVFFTWMINILTKSDITDCTNGFRAVRASALTEMRLTEERFSAPELIIEARKNGLRIMEIPITIEGRKDGMTKKPKLKYALGLTRTIVITWLR, via the coding sequence ATGAGTGGGACACCGAGTATACTTCTCGGTGGTATCGCGGTCGGGATCCTCGCGTGGGGCCTCGAACGATACCGTACTCGGTTCGTGAAATCCGATCTCGCACTCGCGGGACTACTGGCACTCGGAATACTGGTCTTCGTGGCACTTCCGGGATTCTATGATTTTATCGGCACCATGTTGAATATCGATCAGCGATTCGTGCTGCTGTCGCTGCTCGCTCATTTCACGATGCTTTCCCTCGTGCTGTATCTTTTGGCGGCGATCCGTGAGACAAACTCTCGCTTTTCGGATCTCGTCAGAAACCTCTCGGCTAATCAAGTCCTGCAGACGGACGGTGGCGAACAGACGATTTTCGTCGTGATTCCCGCGTACAACGAAGAGCAGACGATTCGATCGGTCGTCACGTCGCTTCCGGAGTCTATCCGCGGTTACGCGGTCCGGCCATTAGTCGTGTCCGACGGGTCCGCCGACGATACCGCGAAGAACGCGAAGTATAACGGCACCACGGTCGTCGAGCATCCGATAAACCAGGGACAAGGCGGGGCACTGAAAACCGGTTTTCAGATCGCACTTGAGCAGGGCGCCTCGATCGTCGTAACGATGGACGGTGACGGTCAGCATCCGGCCGAAGAACTCGAGCAGTTAGTTTCCCCCGTGATCGACGACGAGGCGGACTATGTCATGGGTTCTCGATTCAAGGGGAACGACTACTCCGGCAACGGTCTCGTCCGCGAGAGCGGGATCGTATTTTTCACGTGGATGATCAACATTTTAACGAAGTCCGATATCACGGATTGTACGAACGGCTTCCGCGCAGTTCGGGCGTCCGCCCTCACGGAAATGCGGCTGACCGAGGAGCGATTCAGCGCGCCAGAGTTGATCATCGAAGCGCGAAAGAACGGCCTCCGTATCATGGAGATCCCGATCACGATCGAGGGACGGAAAGACGGAATGACGAAGAAACCAAAGCTAAAGTACGCGCTCGGATTAACTCGAACTATCGTAATAACGTGGTTGAGATAG
- a CDS encoding class I SAM-dependent methyltransferase → MRANTKRRRHVGKTFECIEPHIRNRSVLDLGCVAHDPEKRHGEAWLHELILRRAEDVLGVDILKDEIESLKQAGYNVTYGDVQNLNLNETFDVIVLGELIEHLVDFDGLFRSLDAHLVDGGKLIITTPNAMAVHWTALRLLKQDFVNSDHTCWFDSTTLAQLLSRYGFEPTRIEYIGDCRLTRNDPLQIGGWACERLLPDRIGKSTMIAVAQREDPSP, encoded by the coding sequence ATGAGAGCAAATACAAAGCGAAGACGGCACGTCGGGAAAACGTTCGAATGCATTGAACCCCACATCCGAAACAGATCGGTCCTGGATCTCGGGTGCGTCGCCCATGATCCAGAAAAGCGGCACGGGGAAGCGTGGCTCCATGAGCTCATTCTGCGACGGGCGGAGGATGTGCTCGGCGTAGATATTTTGAAAGACGAGATTGAATCGCTGAAGCAAGCGGGATACAACGTCACGTACGGCGACGTTCAGAATCTCAATCTCAACGAAACGTTCGACGTAATCGTCCTCGGCGAACTGATCGAGCATCTCGTCGATTTCGACGGGCTATTTCGGTCGCTCGACGCTCACCTCGTAGATGGAGGAAAACTCATCATCACGACGCCGAACGCGATGGCGGTCCACTGGACCGCGCTGCGACTTTTGAAACAGGACTTCGTAAATTCGGATCACACTTGCTGGTTCGATTCGACGACTCTGGCGCAACTCCTCTCGCGCTACGGATTCGAACCCACACGTATCGAGTACATCGGTGATTGTCGGCTGACTCGAAACGATCCCCTGCAGATCGGTGGCTGGGCGTGTGAACGGCTCCTTCCGGATCGGATCGGAAAAAGTACGATGATCGCCGTCGCCCAACGCGAAGACCCCTCACCGTAG
- a CDS encoding glycosyltransferase family 4 protein has product MAGAHRWEQLVTHLPSGFDCRVVSPHPSVPVGEFDRSWELWKNERISGIPVTRLWTYQPVENRSNIERILNHVIFTVLATVYVVIHGRKYDCVVVQIGPHTTLVPGITAAFLGCGFVVDIYDLWLDNAASFGFVDEESLTYKVIERMERFALTRCDHIIALTPTMASQYRQKYGIDEEKFTSVPFGVDAALFDSSIDLEEQNRIIYTGKLGEGQAFEPYLRAFSTLETDCEFVIYGFGERRDELRALCRDLEIEDRVSIHGPVARTKIPELVAASTLSIVPLKTNETLDYARPTKLLETMAIGTPYVASNVAEIEFVSSESQAGIAVENDPEAVATAMRDLIVDSKKRRTMGKRGVEFIDENHRWEALGEEVGAVLSDVVHEPAPA; this is encoded by the coding sequence ATGGCGGGCGCTCACCGGTGGGAACAGCTCGTAACGCACTTGCCGAGCGGGTTCGATTGCCGCGTCGTCAGCCCCCATCCGTCCGTGCCGGTCGGCGAATTCGATCGGAGCTGGGAACTCTGGAAGAACGAACGGATCAGCGGGATCCCGGTGACGCGGTTGTGGACGTACCAGCCGGTCGAAAACAGATCGAACATCGAACGCATCCTCAACCACGTGATATTCACCGTTCTCGCGACGGTGTACGTCGTCATCCACGGTCGAAAGTACGACTGCGTGGTCGTTCAGATCGGCCCCCACACCACGCTCGTACCGGGGATTACCGCAGCGTTTCTCGGCTGTGGCTTCGTGGTCGACATCTACGATCTGTGGCTCGATAACGCCGCCAGCTTCGGGTTCGTCGACGAGGAATCGCTCACTTACAAGGTCATCGAACGAATGGAACGGTTTGCACTGACGCGGTGCGACCACATCATCGCCCTTACGCCGACGATGGCATCCCAATACCGGCAGAAGTACGGGATCGACGAAGAGAAATTTACCTCGGTCCCGTTCGGCGTGGATGCGGCTCTGTTCGATTCCTCGATCGACCTCGAAGAGCAAAACCGGATAATCTACACCGGGAAACTCGGCGAGGGGCAGGCCTTCGAACCGTACCTTCGGGCCTTCAGTACGTTGGAAACCGATTGTGAGTTCGTCATTTACGGATTCGGAGAACGGCGAGACGAGCTGCGAGCGCTCTGTCGCGACCTCGAGATCGAAGACCGGGTTAGTATCCACGGTCCCGTCGCTCGCACGAAGATTCCGGAACTGGTGGCCGCGTCGACGCTCAGTATCGTTCCCCTCAAAACGAACGAGACGCTCGATTACGCGAGGCCGACGAAGTTGCTTGAGACGATGGCCATCGGAACGCCCTACGTGGCGAGTAACGTTGCAGAAATCGAGTTCGTATCGAGCGAATCGCAGGCCGGAATCGCCGTCGAAAACGATCCGGAGGCCGTAGCGACGGCGATGCGAGACCTCATCGTCGACTCAAAGAAACGGCGGACGATGGGGAAACGAGGCGTCGAATTCATCGACGAAAACCACCGCTGGGAGGCGCTCGGAGAAGAGGTGGGTGCCGTATTATCGGACGTCGTACACGAGCCCGCACCCGCCTGA
- a CDS encoding nucleotide sugar dehydrogenase, whose amino-acid sequence MTSSKIPAATVDRSEDIAPVEDVVILGTGFIGLPLALLLADHGKQVVGVDIDQNLVRAINDRTLNIDEEKLQELLGKASVEENLVAKTEPTEGDAFIISVPTPLTEPNKSPNLSYIRDALESIRPYLKPGDLINIESTIPPLACNETVVPFLEDAGFTPGEDVQLAHSPERILPGNVFEELIANDRVIGGIDEPSQRRAAEIYRPFLEGEIYYTDLLSAELCKLMENTFRDVNVALANEFALIGEELGIDMSNVIDLANNHPRVDILMPGIGVGGHCLPIDPWFLNEVDPEHTNLITSARRINDKMPDVAAKKIRRAIADCADPTIVALGGAYKPGVDDCRNSPARQIVADLRDDGYRVSHYDRYVDTMAYDDLRSVLEAESPDVVVQLVPHSETAAELEAQRRDLEEAGIQLLQFGVGNPVAP is encoded by the coding sequence ATGACGTCGAGTAAGATCCCAGCCGCTACGGTAGACAGGTCGGAGGATATCGCCCCGGTCGAAGACGTCGTGATACTCGGCACCGGGTTTATCGGGCTCCCGCTGGCGTTGCTGCTCGCCGACCACGGAAAGCAGGTCGTCGGCGTCGACATCGATCAGAATCTAGTGCGGGCGATCAACGACCGGACGCTGAACATCGACGAAGAAAAGCTTCAGGAACTGCTGGGGAAAGCGAGCGTCGAGGAAAACTTGGTCGCGAAAACGGAACCGACGGAGGGGGACGCGTTCATCATTTCCGTTCCGACGCCGTTGACCGAACCGAACAAGAGCCCCAACCTCTCGTATATTCGCGATGCGCTCGAATCGATCCGCCCGTACCTGAAACCCGGCGATCTGATAAACATCGAGTCGACCATTCCTCCACTCGCGTGTAACGAAACGGTCGTGCCGTTCCTGGAAGATGCCGGATTCACGCCCGGAGAGGACGTGCAGCTCGCCCACTCGCCGGAGCGGATTCTTCCCGGGAACGTGTTCGAGGAACTCATCGCCAACGACCGCGTCATCGGTGGAATCGACGAGCCGAGTCAGCGCCGAGCGGCCGAGATTTACCGGCCGTTCCTCGAAGGAGAGATCTACTACACCGACCTGTTGTCCGCGGAGCTCTGTAAGTTGATGGAGAACACGTTTAGAGACGTCAACGTTGCACTCGCGAACGAATTCGCCCTGATCGGCGAGGAACTCGGCATCGACATGAGCAACGTGATCGACCTCGCCAACAATCATCCGAGGGTGGACATCCTGATGCCGGGAATCGGCGTCGGTGGTCACTGTCTGCCGATCGATCCCTGGTTCCTTAACGAGGTCGACCCCGAACACACGAACCTCATCACGAGCGCGAGACGGATAAACGACAAGATGCCCGACGTAGCCGCCAAAAAGATCCGTCGGGCGATCGCCGACTGCGCCGATCCGACGATCGTCGCGCTCGGAGGAGCGTACAAGCCCGGCGTCGACGATTGTCGGAACAGCCCGGCGCGACAGATCGTCGCCGACTTACGGGATGACGGGTACCGCGTGAGCCATTACGATCGGTACGTCGATACCATGGCGTACGACGATCTGCGATCCGTACTCGAAGCGGAATCGCCGGACGTTGTAGTTCAACTGGTCCCGCACAGCGAAACGGCTGCCGAACTCGAGGCACAACGCCGGGATCTCGAAGAAGCCGGAATACAGCTGTTACAGTTCGGGGTCGGAAACCCCGTCGCTCCGTAA
- a CDS encoding NAD-dependent epimerase/dehydratase family protein, producing MVKILVTGGLGAVGAPLTEELERRGHDVWVADLPWHERERYYRCDVSEYRQLERIFENQDFDYVYHLAAEFGRNNGEDFYETMWKSNAIGTKNMLRLQAEHGFRMIFSSSSEVYGDYDDVMEESVPLEVGPRQLNDYAISKWVNEQQILNAADRHDTETVRVRFFNTYGPGEKYSEYRSVVCKFCYRALHDLPYHVYENHHRSFTYIDDTVRTLANIVENFDPGNVYNIAGEEYYNIKELSDIVLEYLGKDDSKVEYRGVEEHNTLNKKASVERAKRDLDHEQRVSLEEGVPQTIEWMREFYDVE from the coding sequence ATGGTGAAGATTCTCGTAACCGGTGGACTCGGAGCGGTTGGTGCTCCACTCACGGAAGAGTTAGAACGGCGCGGACACGACGTGTGGGTCGCCGATTTACCGTGGCACGAACGCGAGCGGTATTATCGCTGTGACGTCAGCGAGTATCGACAACTCGAGCGGATATTCGAGAATCAGGACTTCGATTACGTGTACCATCTGGCTGCCGAGTTCGGGCGAAACAACGGCGAGGACTTCTACGAGACCATGTGGAAGTCGAACGCGATCGGGACGAAGAACATGCTCCGGTTGCAGGCCGAGCACGGGTTCCGGATGATCTTCTCCTCGAGCAGCGAAGTGTACGGGGATTACGATGACGTGATGGAGGAGTCGGTCCCGCTCGAAGTCGGCCCTCGACAGCTCAACGATTACGCGATCTCGAAGTGGGTGAACGAACAGCAGATCCTGAACGCCGCCGATCGACACGACACCGAGACGGTTCGCGTCCGGTTTTTCAACACGTACGGGCCGGGAGAAAAGTACAGCGAGTATCGGAGCGTCGTCTGCAAGTTCTGCTACCGCGCGCTCCACGATCTGCCGTATCACGTCTACGAGAATCACCACCGTTCGTTCACGTATATCGACGATACGGTTCGAACCCTGGCGAATATCGTAGAGAATTTTGATCCCGGTAACGTGTATAATATCGCCGGGGAGGAGTACTACAATATCAAGGAGCTCTCGGATATCGTTCTCGAGTACCTCGGAAAGGACGACAGCAAAGTCGAGTACCGCGGCGTCGAGGAGCACAATACGCTGAACAAGAAGGCGAGCGTCGAACGAGCGAAACGCGACCTCGACCACGAACAGCGCGTTTCCCTCGAGGAGGGCGTCCCGCAAACGATCGAATGGATGCGTGAATTCTATGACGTCGAGTAA